In the Wyeomyia smithii strain HCP4-BCI-WySm-NY-G18 chromosome 2, ASM2978416v1, whole genome shotgun sequence genome, one interval contains:
- the LOC129725890 gene encoding uncharacterized protein LOC129725890: MNRVMRSYTPDLKTSRMSTIGTPLSVASPLAGSASRRRYSVATTSIRFNAKVSLSVAPEEKNFTPPELVETTPVAINHVRKSLSQGATPGSTTKKMSLHENLMLKILATPVDQPLSIHDSDSSEISFCSVESSPCLENVMDSDDLLRCTTPPAATDLHSNPRLARLYKDLQSPSATTRLRALRALKSPTKRDAYGQFDVPHEEQDIITVEERMSRKRTIQEVLSGVCIYVEVRSGSDNRSNGIKDHIAALGAKVNDRLLKDTTHVIFKDGLLSTYQKAKKMNIPVVSILWIEACKQHLCLMNPKEFPISNQERYENPELYKKIRRQKSMQPRADEEIRSGGKKRPAPVLADSNDSKSIVSPPNKLPVLRRLPKDDGLERILSEFQAENQSTSEPQDDFDKLLMGPMRLLERLRNSPATTSSGSKPPNAVEDDEVFSTPTGTTKLIRKSLFNGSVEKEKSSTDGRQTRRRSSSACSEDELSKESFSSAKGTRQRRKTMLFTPRITSVEEETESPLPVANAASERKSVRNRRKTILVTSTKENSPPKKRETIVSPKAMELCKSSSLNSETTAMPKQNTRETVYSPRRMDQSLEKTDKIILAEESDRSRKTLHPTNKENIIETSTRDTIKTPELDSKVLESFRTNRRRTLYTPGVYDESDKIQVNDGSKSASKRTSLFEPAANSTTTLACTPLSKQSVQNRRRTLYTPSASLDVPETPTKEDTGRPKTPASALVPNRNNTLLEEYKSNLTFSSTRAPTIDGPSILDISRDIINKRLSLINMQSKKTVEKTDEAAKELSRQSSAELALKSPPPRSTLVSRQTSLDTFYRKLSKSSEKTVKFSANQLQDAATTVPRKRKLFNAQPSITEIDSNISVSGITSLSQVEENPNKRPKNVTPTLSRRRSLAATSQTSKSATNIRTASRRSTMLFEPRPPGNDRGSNSQPVLSAGAARPVMGTQARTMKVLGLGAGLPTVTASQQKQPSSAVAFRTGQFHLATTNLHSAQYAFVKEAVAKLGDFQVHSDVDDRTTHLVTLGPRRTINILRALARGLWIVTYDWIEQSARASRWLPEEQFELRDFSAAVQICRSERQAFGSRYRMELFADCGAFYVSQHCQVPQDQLRELIITCKGKLVGNALNAKYLIVQSRRDVKHVPSGSYCLGPMWVLDCISFNKLKKTYKYLVKD, from the exons ATGAATCGTGTGATGCGGAGTTACACTCCCGATTTAAAAACATCTCGAATGTCAACAATCGGGACTCCGCTGTCGGTGGCGTCGCCATTGGCAGGGTCTGCCAGCCGACGACGATATTCAGTCGCAACTACATCGATTCGTTTTAACGCTAAAGTTTCATTATCTGTTGCTCCCGAAGAAAAGAACTTTACCCCTCCTGAGCTCGTCGAAACGACGCCCGTTGCGATTAATCATGTGAGAAAAAGTTTAAGCCAAGGGGCAACCCCTGGAAGCACAACGAAAAAGATGAGTCTCCATGAAAATTTGATGCTGAAAATATTGGCCACTCCTGTCGATCAACCGTTATCGATACATGACTCCGATTCGTCTGAAATTTCGTTCTGCTCGGTAGAAAGTTCACCTTGCCTTGAAAATGTAATGGATTCTGATG ATCTACTGCGCTGCACGACACCTCCAGCAGCTACGGATCTTCACAGCAACCCTCGGTTGGCCCGGTTGTATAAGGACCTGCAAAGTCCATCAGCAACAACACGGCTTCGTGCTTTACGAGCTCTCAAGTCTCCTACCAAAAGAGATGCTTATGGACAGTTCGATGTCCCACACGAGGAACAGGACATCATCACGGTTGAAGAAAGAATGTCACGGAAGAGAACGATTCAGGAAGTACTGTCAGGAGTGTGTATATATGTGGAAGTTCGTTCTGGATCGGATAACCGCTCAAATGGGATAAAAGATCATATTGCTGCTCTTGGAGCGAAAGTGAATGACCGCTTGTTAAA AGATACAACACATGTCATCTTCAAAGACGGTCTCCTCTCCACTTACCAAAAAGCGAAAAAGATGAACATACCGGTGGTTTCGATACTGTGGATCGAGGCTTGCAAGCAACACCTATGTCTCATGAATCCGAAAGAGTTTCCCATCTCTAACCAAGAGCGATATGAGAACCCAGAATTATATAAAAAGATACGG CGTCAAAAATCTATGCAACCCCGAGCAGATGAAGAGATCAGGTCTGGTGGAAAAAAGCGACCTGCACCCGTCCTGGCAGATTCGAACGATTCTAAATCTATCGTTTCTCCTCCAAACAAACTTCCGGTGCTGCGTCGCCTACCCAAAGACGATGGCTTGGAGCGCATTCTTAGCGAATTCCAAGCCGAAAATCAAAGCACATCGGAACCGCAAGACGACTTCGACAAGCTCTTGATGGGACCGATGAGGTTGCTGGAACGTTTAAGAAATTCTCCGGCTACAACATCTTCCGGTTCAAAACCACCAAACGCTGTCGAAGATGATGAAGTTTTCAGTACTCCCACAGGAACAACAAAACTAATCCGCAAATCGTTGTTCAATGGATCggtagaaaaagaaaaatccTCTACGGATGGACGTCAAACTAGAAGAAGAAGTAGTagcgcttgcagtgaggatgaACTTTCTAAGGAAAGCTTTTCATCAGCTAAAGGAACAAGGCAACGGAGAAAAACGATGCTTTTTACGCCTAGAATTACCAGTGTAGAAGAGGAGACCGAGTCACCTCTTCCGGTGGCAAATGCAGCTTCTGAGAGAAAATCGGTCAGAAATCGAAGAAAAACCATTCTCGTGACTTCAACAAAGGAGAACAGTCCTCCGAAGAAACGGGAAACTATCGTTTCCCCGAAGGCAATGGAATTGTGCAAAAGCAGTAGCCTGAATTCGGAGACGACCGCAATGCCGAAACAGAATACTCGTGAAACTGTATATTCACCTCGTCGAATGGATCAAAGTTTGGAAAAGActgataaaataattttagcGGAAGAAAGCGATCGTTCTCGTAAAACGCTTCACCCCACCAATAAAGAGAACATTATTGAAACATCGACACGGGATACAATTAAAACTCCCGAGCTTGACTCCAAAGTTTTAGAGTCTTTTCGTACTAATCGTAGAAGGACCTTATACACTCCTGGAGTTTACGATGAGTCGGACAAAATACAAGTAAATGACGGTAGTAAATCGGCAAGCAAACGAACTTCTTTGTTTGAACCTGCAGCAAATTCAACTACAACCTTAGCATGCACTCCGTTGTCGAAACAGTCTGTACAAAATCGAAGGAGAACATTATATACGCCCAGTGCTTCACTGGATGTTCCGGAAACACCGACAAAAGAAGATACGGGACGACCGAAGACACCAGCATCAGCGCTGGTTCCGAATAGAAATAACACTCTTCTCGAAGAATATAAATCGAATCTCACATTCAGTTCAACCAGAGCGCCGACGATCGATGGGCCATCCATTTTAGACATCTCAAGGGATATTATTAACAAACGGTTATCTCTTATTAACATGCAATCCAAAAAGACTGTTgagaaaacagatgaagcagCCAAAGAGTTGAGTAGACAAAGTTCCGCTGAACTAGCTTTGAAATCGCCTCCCCCGAGATCGACCTTGGTCTCTCGCCAAACTTCGCTGGATACCTTCTATCGTAAACTCTCAAAGTCATCAGAAAAGACTGTGAAATTTAGTGCGAACCAGCTGCAGGATGCTGCAACAACGGTACCCAGAAAGCGTAAACTCTTCAACGCACAACCATCGATAACGGAGATTGATTCCAACATTTCGGTGTCGGGGATAACATCCCTGTCGCAGGTTGAAGAGAATCCAAATAAACGTCCAAAAAATGTTACTCCGACTCTCAGCAGACGTCGTTCCCTTGCTGCTACCTCTCAGACTTCCAAATCGGCTACCAACATCAGAACTGCCTCCCGGAGAAGTACAATGCTCTTCGAACCGCGACCTCCTGGCAATGATCGCGGCTCTAACTCGCAACCGGTTCTGTCAGCAGGTGCCGCTCGACCTGTGATGGGAACGCAGGCGCGCACGATGAAAGTGCTCGGACTGGGAGCGGGATTACCGACCGTTACCGCTTCTCAGCAGAAGCAGCCATCTTCGGCGGTGGCCTTCAGGACAGGACAGTTCCATTTGGCAACCACCAACCTTCACAGCGCGCAGTACGCCTTCGTGAAAGAG GCAGTAGCAAAGCTAGGCGACTTTCAGGTGCACAGCGATGTCGACGACCGAACGACCCACCTGGTAACACTGGGGCCACGACGCACTATCAATATTCTGAGGGCGTTGGCACGCGGTCTCTGGATCGTGACGTACGACTGGATCGAACAGTCCGCCAGGGCTAGCCGATGGCTACCGGAGGAGCAGTTTGAGCTGCGCGATTTCTCCGCCGCCGTGCAGATTTGTCGCAGCGAAAGGCAAGCGTTCGGCTCACGGTATCGTATGGAATTGTTCGCCGACTGTGGTGCCTTCTACGTATCGCAACATTGTCAGGTGCCCCAGGATCAACTGCGGGAGCTAATCATCACGTGCAAAGGTAAGCTTGTCGGTAACGCCTTGAATGCGAAATATTTGATTGTTCAATCCAGACGGGACGTAAAGCACGTTCCGAGCGGGTCGTACTGTTTGGGTCCAATGTGGGTACTGGATTGTATTAGTTTTAATAAGCTTAAGAAAACTTACAAGTATTTGGTGAAAGACTGA